The Corythoichthys intestinalis isolate RoL2023-P3 chromosome 1, ASM3026506v1, whole genome shotgun sequence genome has a segment encoding these proteins:
- the LOC130921807 gene encoding zinc finger protein OZF-like, producing the protein MTEEDLHPEKHNPLHFKQESEMLYIKEEAEPVAPYIKEEEQEVKIHKFPLTVSVKSEEDEGLIEQSGAATPSSDSTFQHLTIKEEGRSQPDGFLAQLSDSNDVTSHSSDTDTNEEDVDFDQNALKSLNRSSLKIDAKECAGGKQFFCTHCDKGFSRGSGLDRHTRIHTGEKPFACTYCGKRFAHKGTLNAHTRTHTGEKPFPCTLCDKRFSLKPRLKRHQRTHTGEKPFACTRCDQRFTQRENLKKHINTHTGVQPYICSLCKKGFSLKALLEIHMRTHTGEKPFVCTVCDKRFSQKSHLTTHQRTHTGEKPFACTVCDKGFSRKCNVVTHMRTHTGEKPFVCTLCNKGFSQKYKLTVHKCTPVVSKLFQIGPQLVQGFVPTKQDNTFAPILCFKTVIS; encoded by the coding sequence ATGACTGAAGAAGATCTACACCCTGAGAAACACAATCCCCTCCACTTTAAACAGGAGTCGGAGATGTTGTACATCAAAGAGGAAGCAGAGCCAGTTGCCCCCTacattaaagaagaagaacaggaagtgaaaatcCATAAGTTTCCATTGACCGTCAGTGTGAAGAGTGAAGAAGATGAAGGTCTAATCGAACAGAGCGGAGCAGCGACACCTTCAAGCGACAGCACATTTCAGCACCTGACGATAAAAGAAGAGGGACGATCGCAACCGGACGGCTTCTTAGCTCAGCTTTCGGACAGTAACGACGTAACGTCACACTCTTCTGACACTGATACTAATGAGGAGGATGTtgactttgaccaaaatgctCTGAAATCCTTAAACAGGTCATCATTGAAAATAGATGCAAAAGAATGTGCGGGTGGGAAACAGTTTTTCTGCACGCATTGTGACAAGGGATTTTCTCGGGGGTCTGGTTTAGACAGGCATACGCGTATACACACTGGcgaaaagccttttgcctgcacatattgtggtaaaagattcgccCATAAGGGAACTTTAAACgcgcacacaagaacacacactggagagaagcctttcccctgcacactttgcgataaaagattttctctGAAACCTCGGTTAAAAAGGCATcaacgtacacacactggagaaaagccttttgcctgcacacgtTGTGATCAACGATTCACCCAGAGAGAAAATTTAAAGAaacacataaacacacacactgGAGTGCAGCCTTATATCTGCTCACTTTGCAAGAAAGGGTTTTCTCTGAAGGCACTGTTAGAAATCCAcatgcgtacacacactggagaaaagccttttgtctgtacAGTTTGCGAcaaaagattttctcagaagTCCCATTTAACAACACAtcagcgtacacacactggagagaagcctttcgcctgcacagTTTGCGACAAAGGATTTTCTCGGAAGTGTAATGTTGTAACGCAtatgcgtacacacactggagaaaagccttttgtctgcacacttTGCAACAAAGGATTTTCTCAGAAGTATAAATTAACAGTACATAAGTGTacaccagtggtctccaaactattccaaatAGGGCCGCAGTTGGTGCAGGGTTttgttccaacaaaacaagacaacacctttgcaccaatcttgtgttttaaaactgtaatcagttga
- the LOC130913563 gene encoding oocyte zinc finger protein XlCOF6.1-like, with protein sequence MLYIKEEAEPAAPYIKEEQENEIIAVTVGVKSEDDQGLSEESRAAIPLGDSSFQHLLSKEEGRSRPNSLSALLSDSDDVTSHSSDTDTSEEVVDFDQNALKSLNRSSLKRSAKECAGGKPFACTLCDKGFSQKFHLEVHKRTHTGEKPFVCNCCGKRFNEKKNLKRHAITHSEEKPFTCSLCDKRFSEKTLLESHTRKHTGEKPFACTCCGKRFTVKRYLNRHARTHTGEKPFACSLCEKRFYFQSQLTRHMGTHTGEKPFVCTCCGKRFTEKTKVIRHARTHNGEKPFFCTFCGKRFAEKGNLIQHTNIHSGKKPFGCLLCGKKFTQKAHLNKHTITHTGEKPFTCSLCEKRFYFQSQLTRHMPTHTGEKPFVCTCCGKRFTEKRKLNRHARTHNGEKPFFLHLL encoded by the coding sequence ATGTTGTACATCAAAGAGGAAGCAGAGCCAGCCGCTCCCTACATTAAAGAAGAACAGGAAAATGAAATCATTGCAGTGACCGTCGGTGTGAAGAGCGAAGATGATCAAGGTCTAAGcgaagagagcagagcagcGATACCTTTGGGCGACAGCTCATTTCAGCACTTGTTGTCAAAAGAAGAGGGACGATCGCGTCCAAACAGCCTCTCAGCTCTGCTTTCGGACAGCGACGACGTAACGTCCCACTCTTCTGACACTGATACGAGTGAGGAGGTTGTtgactttgaccaaaatgcttTGAAATCCTTAAACAGGTCATCATTGAAAAGAAGTGCAAAAGAATGTGCGGGTGGGAAACCGTTTGCCTGTACACTTTGTGACAAGGGATTTTCTCAGAAGTTTCATTTAGAAGTGCATaaacgtacacacactggagaaaagccttttgtctgcaattgttgtggtaaaagattcaacgAGAAGAAAAATTTAAAGAGACACGCAATAACACATTCTGAAGAGAAGCCTTTCACCTGctcactttgcgataaaagattttctgaGAAGACACTGTTAGAAAGTCACACCCgtaaacacactggagaaaagccttttgcctgcacatgttgtggtaaaagattcaccgtGAAGAGATATTTAAACAGACATGCAAGAACAcatactggagagaagcctttcgcctgctccTTATGTGAGAAAAGATTTTATTTTCAgtctcagttgacaagacacatGGGTACACATaccggagaaaagccttttgtctgcacatgttgtggtaaaagattcaccgagAAGACAAAAGTAATCAGACACGCAAGAACACAcaatggagaaaagccttttttcTGCActttttgtggtaaaagatttgcTGAGAAGGGAAATTTAATCCAACACACAAACATACACAGTGGAAAAAAGCCTTTTGGCTGTTTACTTTGTGGCAAAAAATTCACACAGAAGGCacatttaaacaaacacacaataacacatactggagagaagcctttcaccTGCTCCTTATGTGAGAAAAGATTTTATTTTCAgtctcagttgacaagacacatGCCTACACATaccggagaaaagccttttgtctgcacatgttgTGGAAAAAGATTCACCGAGAAGAGAAAATTAAACAGACACGCAAGAACACAcaatggagaaaagcctttttttcTGCACCTTTTGTAG